In Bacteroidia bacterium, a genomic segment contains:
- the eno gene encoding phosphopyruvate hydratase, which translates to MSYIADITGREILDSRGNPTVEVEVLTSAGTIGRAAVPSGASTGTHEAVELRDGGDRYVGKGVLQAVQNVNEIIAPELEGMMVFDQAEIDNLLINLDGTHNKGKLGANAILGVSLAVARAASETVGLPFYRYVGGVNARYLPVPMMNILNGGSHADNSVDIQEFMIMPVNAENFSEALRMGAETFHSLKSVLKKRGLSTNVGDEGGFAPNLPSNEAALQIIMESIEKAGYRPGEDIFISIDAASSEFYDAEKGKYVFRFSSGDELTSSEMVSFWKDWCGKYPIVSIEDGLAEEDWKGWKELTDTLGSRIQLVGDDLFVTNVDFLSRGIREGVANSILVKVNQIGSLTETIEAVQLATRHSYTNIISHRSGETEDTTIADLAVALGSGQIKTGSISRSDRIAKYNQLLRIEEELGEAAVYAGPRFRFV; encoded by the coding sequence ATGAGCTATATCGCAGACATTACCGGAAGAGAAATCCTTGACTCCCGGGGAAACCCCACCGTAGAAGTGGAGGTACTTACTTCTGCCGGAACCATCGGACGTGCTGCCGTGCCTTCAGGCGCTAGCACAGGTACCCACGAAGCCGTGGAGCTTCGCGATGGTGGAGACCGCTACGTTGGTAAAGGCGTTTTACAGGCCGTACAAAATGTGAATGAAATTATCGCTCCTGAACTGGAAGGAATGATGGTGTTTGATCAGGCAGAAATTGACAATCTGCTTATCAATCTGGATGGAACCCACAATAAAGGTAAACTTGGTGCCAACGCAATTCTCGGCGTATCTCTCGCTGTTGCAAGAGCTGCCAGCGAAACCGTAGGCCTTCCTTTTTATCGTTATGTAGGCGGGGTAAACGCGCGTTACCTGCCCGTACCGATGATGAACATCCTCAACGGAGGAAGTCATGCAGACAACTCTGTGGATATTCAGGAGTTTATGATCATGCCGGTGAATGCCGAAAATTTCAGCGAAGCCCTCCGCATGGGTGCAGAAACTTTCCATTCACTCAAAAGCGTACTGAAAAAACGTGGACTTAGCACCAACGTAGGTGACGAAGGTGGTTTTGCACCTAACCTGCCTTCCAATGAAGCTGCCCTCCAGATCATCATGGAATCCATCGAAAAAGCTGGCTACCGCCCGGGTGAAGATATCTTCATCTCTATCGACGCCGCCAGCTCCGAATTCTATGATGCTGAAAAAGGAAAATACGTTTTCCGTTTCTCTTCAGGCGACGAACTCACTTCTTCCGAAATGGTCAGCTTCTGGAAAGACTGGTGTGGCAAATACCCTATCGTGTCTATCGAAGACGGTCTTGCAGAAGAAGACTGGAAAGGCTGGAAAGAACTTACCGACACGCTCGGAAGCCGCATTCAGCTGGTAGGTGATGACTTGTTTGTAACCAATGTGGACTTCCTCAGCCGCGGTATCCGCGAAGGTGTAGCCAACTCTATCCTGGTAAAAGTAAACCAGATCGGCTCACTGACCGAAACTATCGAAGCCGTACAGCTGGCTACCCGCCACAGCTATACCAACATCATCAGCCACCGCAGTGGAGAAACCGAAGATACGACCATCGCTGACCTCGCCGTAGCGCTGGGTTCCGGTCAGATCAAAACCGGCTCTATCTCCCGCAGTGACCGGATCGCTAAATACAACCAGCTTCTCCGCATCGAAGAAGAACTGGGCGAAGCCGCAGTTTATGCAGGACCAAGATTCCGGTTTGTGTAA
- a CDS encoding amidohydrolase, with amino-acid sequence MESIKIAALQLDLVWHNPAANRERIEQLLKTCKEQPDLILLPEMFTSGFTMKPQQVAEDVEGTTMEWMMKIAHKYHALVGGSLVVREGKSFFNRFLFVDEEEIQLEYNKRHLFRLAGENDAYEKGEEWVWYEYKGWKIVPLICYDLRFPVWSRNRAQLNGELRHDILTYVANWPGKRIGHWETLLKARAIENQSYVIGVNRIGTDANGLEYPGHSMIVDPHGEVLAFNAGEETILTATLDRKVLTDWRKVFPVWQDADEFDLYM; translated from the coding sequence ATGGAATCAATTAAGATTGCCGCATTGCAATTGGATCTGGTATGGCATAATCCGGCAGCCAACCGTGAACGGATTGAACAACTGCTCAAAACCTGCAAAGAGCAGCCTGATCTTATATTGCTACCGGAGATGTTTACCTCTGGTTTTACCATGAAACCTCAGCAGGTAGCTGAGGATGTGGAAGGCACTACCATGGAGTGGATGATGAAAATTGCCCACAAATATCATGCGCTGGTCGGTGGAAGTCTTGTCGTCAGAGAGGGAAAAAGTTTTTTCAACCGCTTTCTCTTTGTCGATGAGGAAGAAATTCAGTTGGAGTACAATAAGCGCCACCTCTTTCGCCTTGCCGGCGAGAATGATGCCTATGAAAAAGGTGAAGAATGGGTCTGGTACGAATATAAAGGGTGGAAAATAGTTCCCCTCATTTGCTATGACCTCCGGTTTCCTGTATGGAGCCGCAACCGTGCTCAACTTAACGGCGAACTGCGCCACGATATTCTGACTTATGTAGCCAACTGGCCCGGCAAACGAATCGGCCACTGGGAAACGCTCCTGAAAGCCCGTGCCATCGAAAACCAGTCCTACGTGATTGGTGTCAACCGTATTGGTACAGACGCCAATGGACTGGAGTATCCGGGGCATTCGATGATTGTCGATCCGCATGGCGAAGTGCTGGCTTTCAACGCCGGGGAAGAAACGATCCTTACCGCTACGCTGGATCGGAAAGTGCTGACTGACTGGCGTAAGGTTTTCCCCGTATGGCAGGATGCGGATGAGTTTGATCTGTACATGTAA
- a CDS encoding inositol monophosphatase family protein: MREKLDFLKDIAKKAGAVMMASWERDVAVFQKPDNTIVTSVDLEISQIVCRSILDVYPDSALLTEETSGKLLYPKRTGFIVDELDGTYSYSIKRPGFTFQCAYYENFDQLNIGLIYDPLRDLMVYSLKGEGVWLEEAGQIEKLVSIGKKPWLSLRFGHHRTYMTQTHRKMYSLMGVKAENIVPTGSIGSKTIDFALGKIDAIIALNRVVSPWDWAPGKAILEELGYHFSHLTGEEVMLRYPGNFVGFGYLVCPPEHLEKFRRELHWIIRRVSRRGRKKI; the protein is encoded by the coding sequence ATGAGAGAGAAGCTCGATTTTCTGAAAGATATTGCAAAAAAGGCGGGGGCAGTCATGATGGCTTCCTGGGAACGGGACGTGGCTGTATTTCAGAAACCTGACAACACGATTGTCACTTCCGTAGATTTGGAAATCAGCCAGATCGTCTGTCGAAGCATCCTTGATGTATATCCCGACAGTGCTTTGCTGACGGAAGAGACCAGCGGTAAATTACTCTACCCGAAAAGAACGGGTTTTATTGTAGATGAACTTGACGGCACGTATTCTTATTCGATCAAACGCCCGGGTTTTACCTTTCAATGTGCCTACTATGAAAATTTTGATCAATTGAATATCGGGTTGATTTATGACCCTTTGCGGGATCTGATGGTGTACTCCCTGAAGGGGGAAGGCGTATGGCTGGAGGAAGCCGGACAGATAGAAAAGTTGGTTTCCATAGGGAAAAAACCCTGGTTGAGTCTGCGTTTTGGGCATCACCGCACGTATATGACCCAAACGCATCGGAAAATGTATTCGTTAATGGGGGTAAAAGCTGAGAATATTGTTCCAACAGGTAGTATTGGTTCTAAAACAATTGATTTTGCCCTTGGGAAAATAGATGCCATCATTGCACTCAACCGGGTTGTTTCTCCCTGGGACTGGGCCCCGGGAAAAGCGATCCTCGAAGAATTGGGCTATCACTTTTCTCACCTTACCGGTGAAGAGGTAATGCTTCGGTATCCGGGCAATTTTGTTGGTTTTGGCTATCTGGTCTGTCCACCAGAGCATCTGGAAAAATTTCGCAGGGAATTACACTGGATCATCAGGCGCGTAAGCCGCAGAGGGCGAAAGAAGATTTAG
- a CDS encoding ankyrin repeat domain-containing protein, with the protein MNHAFYTFLAQELSALNARIHTFLGSAPSESETRLLLASHFRLILQRYLPESMAVGYGWVNSENGSTAIWDVIIYKRNALLFHREGNFIAVNPDDVIRKLRIRTTVGNAQNHSDIDPAIVFGENFIPEAILPGKEKISAHDADKVLATYLSGIFENTEPVAELAPVFFTPEPEKHTAETQEVKTSAEVAIAQEEVPLPEEIKVVETEKEEIIQEKVPEIIQPAIVQEENIRIIDEPQKLEEPQELNEPEELNEPEELEKPQELVIPVKRPHRQTIHRHRANQRENGNHSHPKLIRTSAEDQGNTPLHEAVLENDLRKTEEILAAGEINIEAKNHTGQTPLHLASKQNFAEMVELLIINGADVNSRSYVYDSPLHLAAIENHVEIAEILIENGAEVEVRNNRAHTPLHKAAIHGSTEVAEILIKNYADLHARMEKDMQPLHLAAWYGQGEVARLLIEYGAELNATNSDGNTALHFAAFNGQVKVIKVLINNSADPLVTNKSGETYLQSINEGYRGEMIKVLE; encoded by the coding sequence ATGAATCATGCTTTTTACACCTTTCTTGCGCAGGAGCTTTCTGCCCTCAATGCGCGGATCCATACTTTTCTGGGATCCGCCCCTTCTGAATCCGAAACCAGGCTGTTGCTTGCCTCCCATTTTCGGTTGATACTCCAGCGGTATCTTCCGGAATCAATGGCTGTTGGCTATGGATGGGTAAATTCCGAAAATGGCAGTACAGCTATTTGGGATGTCATCATTTACAAAAGAAATGCGCTTCTTTTCCACAGGGAAGGCAATTTTATTGCCGTAAATCCCGACGACGTTATCCGTAAACTGCGGATTCGTACGACCGTGGGAAATGCTCAAAATCATTCAGACATCGACCCGGCAATTGTATTCGGAGAAAATTTTATCCCGGAAGCTATTTTGCCTGGCAAAGAAAAAATTTCTGCTCATGATGCAGACAAAGTGCTTGCGACCTACTTATCAGGAATTTTTGAAAATACGGAACCCGTGGCAGAATTGGCACCGGTATTCTTCACCCCAGAACCAGAGAAACACACAGCTGAAACTCAGGAAGTGAAAACATCGGCAGAAGTGGCCATTGCGCAGGAAGAAGTGCCATTACCGGAAGAAATAAAAGTGGTGGAAACAGAAAAAGAAGAAATCATACAGGAAAAAGTACCGGAAATCATACAACCAGCCATTGTACAGGAGGAAAACATCAGGATCATAGATGAGCCTCAAAAATTGGAGGAGCCCCAGGAATTGAATGAGCCTGAAGAATTGAATGAGCCTGAAGAATTGGAGAAGCCCCAGGAATTGGTTATTCCGGTGAAAAGACCACATCGCCAGACCATACACAGGCACCGGGCCAATCAGAGGGAAAATGGAAACCATTCTCATCCAAAATTGATCAGAACAAGTGCAGAAGACCAGGGAAATACCCCACTTCACGAAGCAGTACTTGAAAATGACCTGCGGAAGACCGAAGAGATTTTGGCAGCAGGGGAAATAAATATAGAAGCTAAAAACCATACGGGACAAACGCCTCTTCACCTGGCCTCGAAGCAAAACTTTGCGGAAATGGTGGAGCTGCTGATCATCAATGGGGCAGATGTAAATTCAAGAAGTTATGTTTATGATTCGCCCCTTCACCTGGCAGCCATAGAAAACCATGTGGAAATCGCAGAAATTCTGATCGAAAACGGAGCGGAAGTAGAAGTACGAAATAACCGGGCGCACACGCCGCTACACAAAGCCGCAATTCATGGCAGTACAGAAGTGGCAGAAATTCTCATAAAAAACTATGCAGATCTTCATGCACGGATGGAAAAAGATATGCAGCCGCTTCATCTCGCGGCCTGGTATGGGCAGGGAGAAGTTGCCCGGTTGTTGATTGAATATGGCGCCGAGCTTAATGCCACCAATTCAGATGGAAACACGGCCCTCCACTTTGCGGCATTTAATGGACAGGTAAAAGTAATCAAGGTATTGATCAATAATAGTGCAGACCCATTGGTTACCAATAAGTCCGGCGAAACTTATCTCCAGAGTATTAATGAAGGTTACAGAGGGGAAATGATCAAAGTGCTGGAGTAA
- a CDS encoding ABC transporter ATP-binding protein, with the protein MIQLTQLSRVYQTDEIETTAVNQLSLNIDKGSFLSIMGPSGCGKSTLLNIIGLIDSPTSGNYYFMKEEVARYSERKRAVFRKKHIGFVFQSFNLIDELTVFQNVELPLVYSQTPVRERKKMVEEVLEKMNMIHRQRHYPQQLSGGQQQRVAVARAIVNRPELILADEPTGNLDTANGNDVMRILSDLHQEGTTIVMVTHSHACADYSDRVIHLLDGKILAENSTSRNIRA; encoded by the coding sequence ATGATTCAGCTCACTCAACTCTCCCGTGTGTACCAAACCGACGAAATTGAAACCACCGCTGTCAATCAACTCTCGCTGAACATTGACAAAGGATCCTTCCTCTCCATTATGGGGCCCTCTGGATGTGGCAAATCCACTCTGCTCAACATTATAGGACTGATAGACAGCCCTACCTCCGGAAATTATTATTTTATGAAAGAGGAAGTGGCGCGATATAGCGAAAGGAAACGCGCGGTATTTCGCAAAAAACATATCGGTTTTGTTTTTCAAAGTTTTAACCTGATCGACGAGTTGACCGTTTTTCAAAATGTGGAATTGCCCCTCGTTTATTCTCAAACTCCGGTACGTGAAAGAAAAAAAATGGTGGAAGAGGTGCTCGAAAAAATGAATATGATACATCGTCAGCGGCATTATCCTCAACAACTTTCAGGCGGGCAACAACAACGCGTGGCAGTAGCACGTGCAATCGTCAATCGCCCCGAATTAATCCTTGCCGATGAGCCTACCGGCAACCTCGATACTGCCAATGGCAATGATGTCATGCGTATTCTTTCAGACCTCCATCAGGAAGGAACTACAATTGTGATGGTAACCCATTCGCACGCATGTGCGGATTACAGCGACAGAGTCATTCATCTGCTCGATGGGAAAATCCTGGCAGAAAACAGCACAAGCAGGAATATCAGAGCATAA
- a CDS encoding AraC family transcriptional regulator: protein MLNPSATYSYIDENHDSSVFPENENKIIYSRIKKIERKSVNKGISVKFVVHGEEFYRVDQFPYHVRTGEYLLVNDRRDIQCNLESESPVEGLCVYLNKDLIREVYRDLRASRRIPLDIPMFDVSGRMEICEHVYKARGNELGNYLIELSARIRQSPNRQLQDLDDIIRTLAEKLIRSQLRVFEQLERLSSTKLSTKKELYRRLCMARTHIHSNLNDPLDLDTLAQVACLSKFHFIRLFKEVFDQTPRQYLITRRLEAASSLLVNSSKSFHEICQEVGLKDSSSFGRLFKRSFGATPHIYRRIHAG from the coding sequence ATGCTTAACCCATCCGCTACGTATTCCTACATCGATGAGAATCACGACTCGTCAGTTTTTCCGGAAAATGAAAACAAAATCATTTATTCCCGGATCAAAAAAATTGAACGTAAGTCTGTGAACAAGGGGATTTCCGTGAAATTTGTTGTTCACGGCGAAGAATTTTACCGTGTAGATCAGTTTCCCTATCATGTACGGACAGGGGAATATCTGCTGGTAAATGACCGGAGAGACATTCAATGCAACCTTGAGTCGGAATCTCCGGTGGAAGGGCTTTGCGTTTACCTCAACAAAGATCTGATCAGGGAAGTTTACCGCGACCTGAGAGCTTCCCGGCGCATACCGCTCGATATTCCGATGTTTGATGTTTCGGGGCGAATGGAAATCTGTGAACACGTATATAAAGCCAGGGGCAATGAATTGGGCAACTATCTGATCGAGCTTTCAGCCCGTATCCGCCAGTCTCCCAATCGTCAGCTTCAGGATCTTGACGATATTATCCGCACGCTGGCAGAAAAGCTGATTCGCTCTCAGTTACGCGTTTTTGAGCAGTTGGAAAGACTTTCCAGCACCAAATTGTCGACAAAAAAAGAATTATATCGCCGCCTGTGCATGGCCCGAACCCATATTCACAGCAACCTCAATGACCCGCTCGATCTGGATACACTTGCACAGGTAGCATGTCTCTCAAAATTTCATTTTATCCGTTTATTTAAAGAAGTTTTTGACCAGACACCGCGCCAATACCTCATCACACGCCGTCTCGAAGCAGCCAGCTCCCTGCTGGTAAATTCTTCCAAAAGTTTCCACGAAATCTGCCAGGAAGTCGGCCTCAAAGACAGCAGCTCATTTGGGAGATTGTTTAAGCGAAGTTTTGGCGCTACGCCGCATATTTATCGCCGTATTCACGCGGGATAG
- a CDS encoding succinate dehydrogenase/fumarate reductase iron-sulfur subunit translates to MDLTLKIWRQKDGKSSGTLKPYQVSGISPDTSFLEMLDVLNEDLLKKGEDPVHFDHDCREGICGMCSLYINGRPHGPQKGVTTCQLHMRSFKDGETIVIEPWRAKPFPVVKDLVVDRSAFDRIIQAGGYVSVDTGGVPDANLIPIPKDVAAEAFDGAACIGCGACVAACKNASAMLFVSAKVSQLSLLPQGQVERKERVEKMVAQMDEEGFGSCTNTRACEAECPKEISVSHIARMNREYLNAKFTASDSFAGKK, encoded by the coding sequence ATGGATCTTACCCTGAAAATATGGCGCCAGAAAGATGGTAAAAGTTCTGGCACACTTAAACCTTACCAGGTGTCGGGAATCTCTCCAGACACTTCCTTTCTGGAAATGCTCGACGTACTCAATGAGGATCTGCTCAAAAAAGGAGAAGATCCCGTGCATTTCGACCACGACTGCCGTGAAGGTATCTGCGGAATGTGCAGTTTGTACATCAATGGACGCCCACACGGCCCGCAAAAAGGTGTAACGACCTGCCAGCTCCACATGCGCAGTTTCAAAGACGGCGAGACGATTGTCATCGAGCCCTGGCGTGCCAAACCATTCCCTGTAGTCAAAGACCTGGTCGTAGACAGATCTGCTTTTGATCGAATCATACAGGCGGGTGGTTATGTGTCTGTAGATACCGGTGGTGTGCCTGACGCAAACCTCATCCCCATCCCCAAAGATGTGGCCGCAGAAGCATTTGATGGCGCAGCCTGCATCGGTTGCGGTGCCTGCGTAGCTGCCTGTAAAAATGCATCTGCCATGCTGTTTGTATCTGCCAAAGTATCTCAACTTTCACTCCTTCCACAGGGACAGGTAGAAAGAAAAGAACGGGTAGAAAAAATGGTGGCGCAAATGGATGAAGAAGGGTTTGGCTCTTGTACCAATACTCGTGCATGCGAAGCTGAATGTCCAAAAGAAATCAGCGTAAGCCATATTGCCCGCATGAATCGCGAATATCTCAATGCCAAGTTTACCGCTTCCGATTCCTTCGCCGGCAAAAAATAA
- a CDS encoding fumarate reductase/succinate dehydrogenase flavoprotein subunit yields the protein MKLDAKIPEGPIEKKWSDHKFKIKLVNPANKRKYDIIVVGTGLAGASASASLAELGYNVKAFCFQDSPRRAHSIAAQGGINAAKNYRNDGDSVFRLFYDTVKGGDYRSREANVYRLAEVSVNIIDQAVAQGVPFAREYGGLLDNRSFGGAQVSRTFYARGQTGQQLLLGAYSALSRQVANKKVELHTREEMLDVVLVNGQARGIVTRDLITGKIQSHSAHAVVLATGGYGNVFYLSTNAMGSNVTAAWRAHKRGALFANPCYTQIHPTCIPVSGHYQSKLTLMSESLRNDGRVWVPKKAGDKRRASDIPESERDYYLERKYPSFGNLVPRDVASRNAKEVCDEGRGVGTSGLAVYLDFADAIKRDGKEVISEKYGNLFDMYKQITGENPYEMPMMIYPAVHYTMGGLWVDYNLMTTVPGLYATGECNFSDHGANRLGASALMQGLADGYFVLPYTIGDYLAKVPYEKIPVDHDAFKAIENGVKENIRKIMAMNGTKTVDEYHRELGKIMWDYCGMSRNAQGLQKARELVKNLRAEFWSNLKMIGTNDELNSTLEKALRVADFLELGELMIVDALNRNESCGGHFREEYQTEEGEALRNDDEYAYVAAWEYAGENQDENLHKEPLQFENVKLTQRSYK from the coding sequence ATGAAGCTGGACGCAAAAATACCTGAAGGGCCCATTGAGAAAAAATGGTCCGATCATAAATTTAAAATCAAGCTGGTAAACCCTGCCAATAAGCGGAAGTACGATATTATTGTCGTAGGTACCGGACTGGCAGGTGCTTCGGCCAGTGCTTCGCTTGCGGAACTGGGCTACAATGTGAAAGCTTTCTGCTTTCAGGATAGTCCTCGCCGTGCACACAGTATTGCCGCCCAGGGGGGTATCAATGCAGCCAAAAATTACCGCAACGACGGAGACAGTGTGTTTCGACTTTTTTACGATACCGTCAAAGGCGGAGACTACCGCAGCCGGGAAGCCAACGTCTATCGACTCGCTGAAGTCAGTGTCAATATCATCGACCAGGCTGTAGCACAGGGCGTACCCTTTGCCCGCGAATACGGTGGGCTACTCGACAACCGCTCCTTCGGCGGAGCACAGGTCTCCCGCACATTCTACGCCCGCGGCCAGACCGGTCAGCAGTTGTTGCTCGGTGCATACAGTGCTCTGAGTCGTCAGGTTGCCAACAAAAAAGTAGAACTTCACACCCGCGAAGAAATGCTCGATGTGGTGTTGGTCAACGGCCAGGCGCGCGGTATCGTTACCCGCGATCTGATTACCGGGAAAATCCAATCACACAGCGCACATGCCGTTGTACTGGCTACGGGGGGGTACGGCAACGTTTTCTACCTCTCTACCAATGCGATGGGCTCCAATGTAACCGCTGCATGGCGCGCTCATAAACGCGGGGCACTGTTTGCCAACCCATGTTATACCCAGATTCACCCGACCTGTATTCCGGTCTCCGGCCACTACCAGTCAAAACTGACCCTCATGTCCGAGTCACTCAGAAATGATGGTCGTGTGTGGGTTCCGAAAAAAGCTGGCGACAAGCGCCGTGCATCAGATATTCCGGAATCAGAAAGAGATTATTATCTCGAAAGAAAATACCCTTCTTTTGGGAACCTGGTACCAAGAGACGTGGCTTCCCGCAATGCAAAGGAAGTTTGCGACGAAGGCCGGGGGGTAGGTACTTCCGGGCTTGCCGTTTATCTCGACTTCGCCGATGCGATCAAGCGGGATGGAAAAGAGGTGATCTCCGAAAAGTATGGAAACCTGTTTGATATGTACAAACAGATTACCGGTGAAAATCCTTACGAAATGCCGATGATGATTTATCCTGCGGTACACTATACCATGGGAGGATTGTGGGTCGACTATAATCTGATGACTACTGTGCCAGGCCTGTACGCTACAGGTGAGTGCAACTTCTCTGACCACGGTGCCAACCGCCTTGGCGCAAGTGCACTGATGCAGGGACTGGCTGATGGCTATTTTGTATTGCCCTACACCATAGGAGACTATCTGGCAAAAGTGCCCTATGAAAAAATCCCTGTCGATCACGATGCCTTTAAAGCGATTGAAAACGGTGTCAAAGAAAACATCCGGAAAATCATGGCCATGAATGGCACGAAAACCGTAGATGAATATCACCGCGAACTGGGAAAAATCATGTGGGACTATTGCGGAATGTCCCGCAATGCCCAGGGACTGCAAAAAGCCCGCGAGTTGGTAAAAAACCTGCGCGCAGAGTTCTGGTCAAATCTGAAAATGATTGGTACCAATGACGAGCTTAACAGCACCCTGGAAAAAGCCCTTCGGGTTGCAGATTTCCTCGAGCTTGGCGAACTCATGATCGTTGACGCCCTCAACCGCAATGAATCCTGTGGCGGCCACTTCCGCGAAGAATACCAAACGGAAGAAGGAGAAGCGCTTCGCAATGATGACGAATACGCCTATGTCGCCGCATGGGAGTATGCAGGTGAAAATCAGGACGAAAACCTGCATAAAGAACCGCTGCAATTTGAAAATGTCAAACTCACCCAAAGAAGTTATAAATAA
- a CDS encoding succinate dehydrogenase cytochrome b subunit: MSTVVNIFTHTIGRKLIMALTGLFLILFLSGHVAGNTLLFKDDGGAAFNVYAKFMTTNGFVKILSYTTYLSVILHVIYAIVLTRYNRAARPVPYAYSDRKANSMWSSRNMGLLGTIILVFLVIHMRSFWAVMHFGSIPMVEIDGEEYKNLYLVVQEAFQQLWYVLLYVVAMAGLAYHLSHGFWSAFQTLGLDHKAYTPVIKTAGLAFAIGVPLIFAAMPVFMYIKFAL; encoded by the coding sequence ATGTCAACTGTAGTAAATATTTTTACACATACCATCGGGAGGAAGCTGATCATGGCTCTTACAGGGCTGTTTCTGATTCTCTTCCTCAGCGGTCATGTCGCAGGGAATACCCTTTTATTTAAGGATGACGGAGGTGCAGCATTTAATGTCTACGCCAAGTTCATGACTACCAACGGATTTGTCAAAATCCTTTCTTACACTACTTATCTCAGCGTCATACTTCACGTGATTTATGCGATTGTACTTACCCGTTACAACCGCGCGGCACGGCCTGTTCCCTATGCATACAGCGACCGTAAAGCCAACAGTATGTGGTCTTCCCGCAATATGGGACTCCTGGGTACGATCATCCTGGTTTTCCTGGTGATTCATATGCGTTCCTTCTGGGCTGTCATGCATTTCGGAAGTATCCCTATGGTAGAAATCGACGGCGAAGAGTACAAAAATCTTTATCTCGTTGTGCAGGAAGCATTTCAGCAACTTTGGTATGTTTTGCTTTATGTGGTTGCCATGGCAGGCCTTGCCTATCACCTTTCCCACGGATTCTGGAGTGCTTTCCAAACCTTGGGCCTTGACCACAAAGCCTATACACCGGTCATAAAAACCGCAGGACTGGCTTTTGCCATAGGCGTGCCCCTGATTTTTGCCGCCATGCCGGTATTTATGTATATCAAATTTGCACTATAA
- a CDS encoding tetratricopeptide repeat protein, translating to MKIFCAVFICLSLSSLTFGQTEKELFKRGLTKMEAQDFEGAELDFTLVLKFNPRNDAAYYNRGYTRMLLGDSPGAIQDFSLALDINPANPEAYYNRGRARNNLEDYLGAMLDFNIALKAKPKEIRFYRARAKAKSGLRDYRGAIKDLDMAIRLSKGKNMDLVFERAEAYINLKDFISAVQDLDRVVKTRPNDPSAYNARASIKLQGGDLNGACLDWSKAGELGDVNAYSMIRKHCNN from the coding sequence ATGAAAATTTTTTGCGCAGTATTTATCTGCCTTTCCCTTTCCTCACTTACCTTCGGTCAAACCGAAAAAGAGCTTTTTAAACGTGGGCTTACCAAAATGGAAGCCCAGGATTTTGAAGGTGCTGAGCTGGATTTTACCCTGGTGTTAAAATTCAATCCCCGCAACGATGCGGCATATTACAACCGCGGCTATACCCGAATGTTGCTGGGCGATAGTCCCGGTGCTATTCAGGATTTCAGCCTCGCCCTCGATATCAATCCCGCCAATCCGGAAGCTTATTACAACCGGGGAAGAGCACGCAACAACCTGGAAGATTACCTTGGTGCGATGCTTGACTTCAATATAGCTCTCAAAGCCAAACCTAAAGAGATCAGATTTTACCGGGCCAGAGCCAAAGCAAAAAGCGGCTTACGCGACTACCGGGGCGCTATCAAAGATCTGGATATGGCTATAAGGTTAAGTAAAGGCAAAAATATGGATCTCGTATTCGAACGTGCCGAAGCCTACATCAACCTGAAAGATTTTATCTCCGCCGTACAGGACCTAGACCGTGTGGTGAAAACCCGCCCCAACGACCCCAGTGCCTATAATGCCCGCGCATCTATCAAACTTCAGGGCGGAGACCTCAACGGCGCCTGCCTGGACTGGAGTAAAGCCGGTGAGCTTGGCGATGTGAATGCCTATAGCATGATCAGGAAACATTGCAATAATTAG